From a single Calothrix sp. NIES-2098 genomic region:
- a CDS encoding cobalamin biosynthesis protein CobW, whose translation MATKIPVTVITGFLGSGKTSLIRHLLQNNQGRRIAVLVNEFGELGIDGELLKSCQICPEDSDDEGNIFELTNGCLCCTVQEEFYPTMQQLLKRRDRIDCIVIETSGLALPKPLIKAFRWQEIRTGATVDAVITVVDCAAVAAGTFASNPEAVAAQRQADDSLEHETPLQELFEDQLACADLVVLNKTDLVDAQTKTQVEELVKQELPRVVKIVESDRGQLDPSILLGFQAAVEDNLDSRPSHHDTEEDHDHDDEITSTHLILDRAFDPEKLQQQLQKLVHQQEIYRIKGFVAVPNKPMRLVMQGVGTRFDKFYDRPWQPEEAKQTRLVFIGRDLKSAEIESQLVAL comes from the coding sequence ATGGCTACAAAAATTCCTGTCACCGTCATCACAGGCTTCTTAGGCAGTGGTAAAACCAGCCTAATTCGCCACCTGCTACAAAACAACCAAGGACGCCGAATTGCAGTTTTAGTAAACGAATTTGGCGAACTCGGTATTGATGGCGAATTATTGAAATCCTGTCAAATTTGTCCCGAAGATAGTGATGATGAGGGCAATATCTTTGAATTAACTAACGGCTGCTTGTGCTGTACCGTACAAGAAGAGTTTTATCCGACAATGCAACAATTGCTGAAGCGGCGCGATCGCATTGACTGCATTGTGATTGAAACCTCTGGTTTAGCTTTGCCAAAACCCCTCATTAAAGCTTTTCGCTGGCAAGAAATTCGCACTGGTGCAACGGTGGATGCAGTAATTACCGTCGTAGATTGTGCGGCGGTAGCGGCGGGAACATTTGCCAGCAATCCAGAGGCAGTGGCAGCCCAAAGGCAAGCCGATGATAGTCTGGAACATGAAACACCATTGCAAGAGCTATTTGAAGACCAATTAGCTTGTGCAGACTTGGTAGTGTTGAACAAAACTGACTTGGTAGATGCGCAAACAAAAACCCAAGTTGAGGAGTTAGTGAAACAAGAATTGCCGAGAGTGGTAAAGATTGTTGAGAGCGATCGCGGTCAACTCGACCCATCTATATTACTAGGGTTCCAAGCCGCTGTGGAAGATAACTTAGATAGTCGTCCCAGCCATCACGACACCGAAGAAGACCACGACCACGACGACGAGATTACCTCAACACACCTAATTTTAGACCGTGCCTTTGACCCAGAAAAACTGCAACAACAGTTGCAAAAACTTGTACACCAACAAGAAATTTATCGCATCAAAGGTTTTGTCGCCGTACCCAATAAACCCATGCGTTTAGTCATGCAAGGTGTGGGAACCAGATTTGATAAATTTTACGATCGCCCTTGGCAACCAGAAGAAGCAAAGCAAACCCGCTTAGTTTTCATTGGTCGCGATCTAAAATCTGCGGAGATAGAATCACAACTTGTAGCTTTGTAA
- a CDS encoding heme oxygenase: protein MSSNLASKLRVGTKKAHTMAENVGFVKCFLKGVVEKSSYRKLVGNFYFIYSAMEEEMEKHQNHPIVSKINFPQLNRKQSLEEDLSYYYGFNWREQIQLSPAGEAYVQRIREISATEPELLIAHSYTRYLGDLSGGQILKNIAVTAMNLSDGGTAFYEFAEIPDEKEFKAKYRQALDELPIDEATADRIVDEANAAFGMNMKMFQELEGNLIKAIGIMLYNTLTRRRTRGSTELATAE, encoded by the coding sequence ATGAGTAGCAATTTAGCAAGCAAATTGCGTGTAGGGACAAAGAAAGCCCATACAATGGCAGAAAACGTCGGGTTTGTCAAGTGCTTTTTAAAAGGGGTGGTGGAGAAAAGCTCATACCGCAAGCTAGTTGGTAACTTCTATTTCATCTACTCAGCTATGGAAGAGGAAATGGAAAAGCACCAGAACCATCCAATTGTTAGCAAAATCAATTTTCCCCAACTCAACCGCAAGCAAAGCTTAGAGGAAGACCTGAGTTACTACTATGGCTTTAATTGGCGGGAACAAATCCAGCTATCTCCGGCGGGAGAAGCTTACGTGCAGCGTATTCGCGAAATTTCTGCAACAGAACCGGAATTGTTAATTGCACATTCTTACACCCGTTACCTCGGTGACTTATCTGGCGGTCAAATTCTGAAAAATATTGCTGTTACAGCAATGAATCTTTCTGATGGCGGTACTGCTTTTTATGAATTTGCAGAGATTCCTGATGAAAAGGAATTTAAAGCTAAGTATCGTCAAGCTTTGGATGAATTACCTATTGATGAAGCTACAGCCGATCGCATTGTTGATGAAGCTAACGCGGCTTTTGGCATGAACATGAAGATGTTCCAAGAATTGGAAGGTAACTTAATCAAAGCTATTGGTATCATGCTGTACAACACCCTGACTCGTCGGCGTACCCGTGGTAGCACCGAACTCGCTACAGCTGAATAA